From the bacterium genome, the window ACGTACTCGGGCTTCGCTGCATGGAGCTCAGGAGTCAAGCACCACGGGAAAACACCGAGAATAACCATGTCCGCCACATTCTCCAAAGCTCTGGCCATCAATCGCCAGCCTTCCACAACGGTTTTCAGGAACGGATCGGTTCTCGTCCAGCCACTGTGGAGAGACAATGACTTGACCCGACGGGGACATTTGGCCGCAAGCCACATGCCTGTTGCTGCGCCCAGTGAAAGACCGGCGACATGAGCCCTTTCGATCCCCGATGCCGGCATGAACGCGGCAACATCGTCTGCAAACAGCTCGGTGGAGTAGATCCCCTCGGGCTTATCAGTTTCGCCCGCTCCCCGTGGATCAAGGGAAATGCACGTAAAGTGTTTTGAATAGTCTGCAACCTGAAATGCGTAGCAAGCATGGTCGGCTGCCAGATAGGGAAGGAGAATCAGAGGTTCTCCAGTTCCTTGCTGATCATAATTCACCGTCATGCCATTCACT encodes:
- a CDS encoding alpha/beta hydrolase, which codes for MPKIKVNGMTVNYDQQGTGEPLILLPYLAADHACYAFQVADYSKHFTCISLDPRGAGETDKPEGIYSTELFADDVAAFMPASGIERAHVAGLSLGAATGMWLAAKCPRRVKSLSLHSGWTRTDPFLKTVVEGWRLMARALENVADMVILGVFPWCLTPELHAAKPEYVQSLADFVRGRPAQPVDAFMRQSDAVIAHDVESQLGKIKAPTQITFGRYDMVTSTRFADRMKGSIRGAELVVFEGCAHAPIYEKVDEFNTKTLEFLQRHSA